Proteins from a single region of Blastopirellula marina:
- a CDS encoding DUF1802 family protein yields the protein MACQLALKEWNIVCEAIARGQQIVLARKGGISEPEGEFELPKNRFWLYPTHFHEAESKLNGMGKMLLADHPEFTQPPATPEMTMHLVCEVAEAIYLEDEAKLDASLFEQILNREALHMRYHYRAPGIHMLVVRAYEATQSATIIPTAAMSGCKSWVELNEPLETGDLQPVIADADFEVRKNLLLSALRA from the coding sequence ATGGCCTGCCAACTAGCTCTGAAAGAGTGGAACATCGTCTGCGAAGCGATCGCCCGCGGCCAACAGATCGTCTTGGCTCGCAAGGGAGGAATCTCCGAGCCGGAAGGTGAGTTCGAGTTGCCCAAGAATCGCTTCTGGCTATATCCCACCCATTTCCATGAAGCCGAATCGAAGCTTAACGGCATGGGGAAGATGTTGCTGGCCGATCACCCCGAGTTCACGCAGCCACCTGCCACGCCGGAAATGACGATGCATTTGGTATGCGAAGTGGCCGAGGCGATCTACCTGGAAGACGAAGCGAAGCTCGACGCATCACTCTTCGAGCAAATTCTCAACCGCGAAGCCTTGCACATGCGATACCACTACCGGGCCCCTGGGATCCACATGTTGGTTGTACGTGCTTACGAGGCAACCCAGTCGGCAACGATCATTCCGACCGCTGCGATGTCCGGTTGTAAGAGTTGGGTCGAGTTGAACGAGCCCCTGGAAACCGGCGATTTACAGCCCGTAATCGCGGATGCCGATTTTGAAGTACGCAAAAATTTGCTACTTTCCGCCCTGCGCGCGTGA
- a CDS encoding PSD1 and planctomycete cytochrome C domain-containing protein, producing MVPLFLRSSLAVCGLLATISLSAIAAELDTPQFDAAQLEFFEKDIRPILAKRCYECHGPDSETPGGGLFLTSRGALLEGGDSGPSIVAGKPDESLLIEAIHYDGIYQMPPKSKMPADEIAKLEQWVTSGAAWPVSDEKNTPRKEVFDLAQRKAEHWAWQPVVRPKLPAVKNEAWVKDPVDRFILAKLEEANLPPNSPAEPAVLIRRLYFDLTGLPPTPEEVNAFLADPSPAAIEKIVDQLLASPRFGEHWGRHWLDLVRYAESRGHEFDYDIPNAYEYRDYVIRALNQDLPYNELVIEHVAGDLLDKPRISAETGSNESVLGTGFWHLGDWVHSPVDIRKDETDRFDNMLDVMNKAFMGLTVTCARCHDHKFDAISQADYYAQMGFLQSSAYRQVRFESDEHNQRIANSLAKINDEFQSQAKLAYQSGVQQAASRWEKELQTPDSAWSQAFAEATKDAKHPLHMWAKVLTAPEEEREQRIAAAQQLVQQQRAAIASYQGQQVHDYAQLSQPQWRTDGGVYGAGPQRAGTFAFSTAAEGGVVGVRIDGAAVYDTRWGELKLQNGVQDDFGKIRNWNRAGRTLKTDTFTLKDGHVHYLVKGSGRAFAVVDSHRLVQGPLHGVTTREWKFDDGDAHWITQDLHDYQGHATHIEFSPIDAQPMEILQVVEGPQPPPLLSNEAKAALALGGALADGDVSVSRFLQTLKGATDSPETAPLADWLVKNWGTISPGQPAPWSESANTYHEQSQPLLASVKWRSRTAPGMWDNSAEKEVLLIRGNTKNPADLVDRQLLTAITGSNNSFDPHGSGRLQLAQQMMAADNPFASRVAVNRVWHYLMGRGIVRSVDNFGVLGELPTHPQLLDYLATQFVEEGWSLKRMIRRIVLSQTYQMSSVQAGSAEQADPKNDLFHRAEVKRLSGEAIRDSLLMVSGRLDLAMYGPSVPVHLTSFMQGRGRPGQSGPIDGAGRRSVYLEVRRNFLSPMMLAFDTPQPITTIGRRNQSNVPAQSLILLNDPLVLELCQLWAQHAIAQTPDDTQLRIERMVEQAFSRKPTAEELALANQFLESHGQTLAIAPDQMASSVELWRDLAHVLVNAKPFIFVR from the coding sequence ATGGTGCCACTCTTCCTCCGGTCCAGTTTGGCTGTGTGCGGTTTGCTCGCGACGATCTCGCTTAGCGCGATCGCTGCCGAGTTGGACACGCCGCAGTTCGATGCCGCCCAGCTCGAGTTCTTCGAGAAGGACATCCGTCCTATTTTGGCAAAGCGATGTTACGAGTGCCACGGGCCTGATTCCGAAACGCCTGGTGGCGGGCTCTTCCTCACCTCGCGTGGTGCTTTGCTCGAAGGAGGAGACAGTGGTCCGTCGATCGTCGCAGGCAAGCCGGATGAAAGCTTGCTGATTGAAGCGATCCACTACGACGGTATCTACCAGATGCCCCCCAAATCGAAGATGCCAGCCGACGAGATCGCCAAGCTTGAGCAGTGGGTCACCAGTGGTGCCGCATGGCCCGTAAGTGACGAAAAGAATACACCCCGCAAGGAAGTCTTCGATCTTGCGCAGCGAAAGGCCGAACACTGGGCCTGGCAGCCAGTCGTGCGGCCGAAGCTTCCGGCGGTGAAGAACGAGGCGTGGGTGAAGGACCCGGTCGATCGTTTCATCCTGGCGAAATTGGAAGAAGCCAATCTGCCACCCAATAGTCCGGCCGAGCCTGCCGTGCTGATTCGCAGACTCTATTTCGATCTGACCGGCTTGCCCCCGACGCCGGAAGAGGTCAACGCGTTTCTGGCGGATCCTTCGCCGGCTGCGATTGAGAAGATTGTCGATCAGTTGCTGGCTTCGCCCCGCTTTGGCGAACACTGGGGACGGCACTGGCTCGACCTGGTCCGTTACGCGGAATCGCGAGGGCATGAATTCGATTACGACATTCCCAACGCCTACGAATATCGCGACTACGTCATCCGCGCGCTCAATCAGGATCTGCCGTACAACGAGCTTGTCATCGAACACGTTGCCGGCGACCTCTTAGACAAGCCTCGCATTAGTGCCGAAACAGGCAGTAATGAATCGGTTCTGGGAACCGGCTTCTGGCACCTGGGGGACTGGGTGCATTCGCCGGTCGACATTCGCAAGGACGAGACCGACCGATTCGACAACATGCTCGACGTCATGAACAAGGCGTTCATGGGGCTGACCGTCACGTGTGCCCGATGTCACGATCACAAGTTCGACGCGATCTCACAGGCCGACTACTACGCCCAGATGGGCTTCCTGCAAAGCTCGGCCTATCGCCAGGTTCGCTTTGAATCGGATGAGCACAACCAGCGGATCGCCAACTCGCTGGCGAAGATCAACGACGAATTTCAAAGCCAGGCCAAGTTGGCGTATCAAAGCGGCGTCCAGCAGGCGGCCAGCCGCTGGGAAAAGGAACTGCAAACGCCAGATTCCGCCTGGAGTCAGGCTTTCGCGGAAGCGACCAAAGACGCGAAGCACCCGCTGCACATGTGGGCGAAGGTACTAACTGCTCCGGAAGAGGAGCGTGAGCAACGGATCGCCGCGGCTCAGCAGTTGGTTCAGCAGCAGCGGGCAGCGATAGCTAGTTACCAGGGGCAACAGGTGCATGACTATGCCCAGCTATCTCAACCGCAGTGGCGAACCGATGGTGGCGTCTATGGTGCTGGACCACAACGGGCCGGAACGTTTGCGTTCAGTACTGCTGCCGAAGGTGGCGTCGTTGGCGTGCGTATCGATGGTGCGGCCGTCTACGACACGCGTTGGGGGGAACTCAAACTACAGAACGGCGTGCAGGATGACTTCGGCAAGATCCGTAACTGGAACCGCGCCGGTCGCACGCTCAAGACCGATACGTTCACGCTGAAGGATGGTCATGTTCATTACCTGGTGAAGGGAAGTGGACGGGCATTTGCCGTGGTCGATTCGCATCGCCTGGTGCAGGGACCGCTTCACGGCGTAACTACCCGGGAATGGAAGTTCGACGACGGGGATGCGCATTGGATTACCCAAGACCTGCACGACTACCAAGGGCATGCCACGCATATCGAGTTCTCCCCGATCGACGCCCAGCCAATGGAGATTCTGCAGGTCGTCGAAGGGCCGCAGCCACCACCGCTGCTGAGCAACGAAGCCAAGGCCGCCCTGGCACTTGGCGGCGCGCTTGCCGATGGGGATGTGAGCGTCTCGCGTTTTCTGCAGACCTTGAAGGGTGCCACCGATTCGCCAGAGACAGCACCACTGGCCGATTGGCTGGTGAAGAACTGGGGAACTATTTCGCCTGGACAGCCAGCTCCTTGGAGCGAATCGGCTAATACGTATCACGAGCAATCCCAGCCGCTGTTGGCCAGTGTCAAATGGCGCTCGCGGACGGCTCCTGGCATGTGGGATAACTCGGCCGAGAAGGAAGTCTTGCTGATTCGCGGCAATACGAAGAACCCGGCCGATCTGGTCGATCGGCAGCTACTTACCGCGATCACTGGCAGCAATAACAGCTTCGACCCACACGGCAGTGGACGCTTGCAACTGGCCCAGCAAATGATGGCCGCTGACAATCCGTTCGCCTCTCGCGTGGCCGTGAACCGCGTATGGCACTACCTGATGGGCCGAGGCATTGTACGCTCTGTTGACAATTTTGGGGTTCTCGGCGAACTGCCGACTCACCCGCAGTTGCTCGATTACCTAGCCACGCAGTTCGTGGAAGAGGGTTGGTCGCTGAAGCGAATGATCCGCCGAATTGTCCTTTCGCAGACGTACCAGATGTCGTCGGTTCAGGCAGGCTCGGCCGAACAAGCCGATCCGAAGAACGATCTGTTCCATCGCGCTGAAGTGAAGCGGCTCTCTGGCGAGGCTATTCGAGATAGTTTGCTGATGGTCAGCGGTCGCTTAGACCTGGCGATGTACGGCCCAAGCGTGCCGGTGCATTTGACGTCGTTCATGCAAGGACGCGGCCGGCCAGGGCAGAGTGGTCCTATCGACGGGGCAGGGCGTCGGAGTGTGTATTTGGAAGTGCGTCGCAATTTCCTCTCGCCAATGATGCTGGCCTTCGACACGCCACAGCCGATCACCACGATCGGTCGGCGGAATCAATCGAACGTGCCAGCGCAGTCGTTGATATTGCTGAACGATCCGCTTGTCCTTGAACTGTGCCAATTGTGGGCCCAGCATGCGATTGCCCAGACGCCGGACGACACGCAGCTGCGGATCGAACGCATGGTCGAGCAGGCTTTCTCGCGTAAGCCAACCGCCGAAGAGCTTGCCTTGGCTAACCAGTTTCTGGAAAGCCACGGGCAGACGTTAGCAATCGCCCCGGACCAGATGGCATCGTCGGTTGAATTGTGGCGCGATCTGGCACATGTGTTGGTCAACGCCAAGCCGTTTATTTTTGTTCGTTAA
- a CDS encoding cytochrome-c peroxidase, protein MLLHCKLLSYLFVAVVLAASAQAASAQGFFGFPLAPQQDNLEPIEQLGRSLFNDTNLSVPAGQGCVTCHAPQTGFTSPNLFVNFLWGPHFGAIPNRFGARKPPSAAYAGDSGDLTYVGPDPFGVDWAGGMFWDGRASGHHAMFPESDSSPEFDPLAEQALAPFLNPLEQNVPNKKAVVRKVFFSIYRQQFLNVWGPGSLNFQDDEVVEQAYDQIVKSIAAFERSSEVNPYSSKFDAWLAGDVELTEQEKLGLWLFESPFDGVSLLDANEEEGRTSFPRGNQGKGRCGVCHSEQPGPNGEPAVFTDFAYHNIGIPKNPDNPFYFIPRRFNPDRANFVDRGLAATLEKFFLAQQADPAEEAPLKMLNKEITQEDIDNAEGRHKTPTLRNVNLRPFPGFVKAYAHNGVFKSMEEIVHFYNARDIPGEFDEPEVPVNLTQGIVGDLELTEEEELAIVAFLATLSDGYQPPSNNDFPFPLPFPFSLP, encoded by the coding sequence ATGTTACTTCATTGCAAGCTACTTTCGTACTTGTTCGTTGCGGTTGTGTTAGCAGCAAGTGCTCAGGCCGCCAGCGCTCAAGGCTTTTTTGGGTTTCCGCTGGCACCACAACAAGACAACCTGGAGCCAATCGAGCAACTGGGGCGTTCACTGTTTAATGATACGAATCTTTCCGTACCGGCGGGGCAAGGTTGTGTCACTTGCCATGCCCCGCAAACGGGTTTTACGAGCCCCAATCTGTTTGTCAACTTTCTTTGGGGGCCTCATTTCGGGGCGATTCCTAATCGCTTTGGTGCCCGCAAGCCACCTTCGGCCGCTTATGCAGGTGATTCTGGTGACCTGACCTATGTGGGACCTGATCCGTTTGGTGTCGACTGGGCGGGAGGGATGTTCTGGGATGGCCGTGCATCGGGGCATCATGCAATGTTCCCGGAATCCGACAGCAGCCCAGAGTTTGATCCACTGGCTGAGCAGGCATTGGCTCCGTTCCTGAACCCACTCGAGCAGAACGTTCCCAACAAAAAGGCCGTCGTTCGCAAGGTGTTTTTCTCGATATATCGCCAGCAGTTCCTCAATGTTTGGGGACCCGGTTCGCTCAATTTCCAGGACGATGAAGTGGTTGAGCAAGCGTACGATCAAATCGTCAAATCGATTGCCGCGTTTGAACGTTCCAGCGAGGTCAATCCTTATTCTTCCAAGTTCGACGCCTGGCTCGCCGGCGACGTCGAACTGACCGAGCAGGAAAAGCTTGGACTTTGGCTGTTCGAGAGTCCGTTTGATGGCGTATCGCTGCTTGACGCAAATGAAGAAGAGGGGCGTACCTCATTTCCGCGGGGGAATCAGGGAAAAGGTCGTTGTGGCGTCTGCCATTCCGAACAGCCAGGCCCCAACGGTGAGCCAGCTGTGTTCACGGACTTTGCCTATCACAATATCGGCATTCCGAAGAATCCAGACAATCCGTTCTACTTTATTCCACGTCGTTTCAATCCTGATCGTGCGAACTTTGTCGATCGTGGCCTGGCCGCGACGCTCGAGAAATTCTTTCTCGCTCAGCAAGCAGATCCTGCGGAGGAAGCACCCTTGAAGATGCTGAATAAGGAGATCACGCAGGAGGATATCGACAATGCCGAAGGACGTCACAAAACACCAACATTGCGAAATGTGAACTTAAGACCCTTCCCCGGGTTCGTCAAAGCCTACGCGCACAATGGAGTCTTTAAATCGATGGAAGAAATTGTTCACTTCTACAATGCTCGTGACATACCAGGCGAATTTGATGAACCTGAGGTGCCGGTCAATCTCACGCAGGGTATTGTCGGTGATCTGGAACTGACCGAAGAAGAGGAACTTGCGATTGTCGCATTTTTGGCAACACTATCCGATGGATATCAACCCCCATCGAATAACGACTTCCCCTTCCCGCTTCCGTTTCCATTCTCCCTTCCGTAG
- a CDS encoding glycosyltransferase — MSTAPKRVLLVTTELGVGGAERCVANVACGLDPAKYAVHVVALAPPPETPKDALVQQLEAAQVPLTFLGCRSKWQLFSAIGQLKRIIRETQPDVVWSFLFHANIVTAMATRVTRRRRLQSLRVVEQGSWRRRFQSWAARQSDRVLCVSEGVRQFAAETLRVPQSQLQVIPNGIDVDAIQPTTYAEPVDRKHRLIAVGRLDDQKGFDWLIFRLAELLREKPEWELVILGDGQLLPELVTQIESEGLNDSVRLEGWQDDLPRWFRDSEIYTLSSRWEGMPNALIEAMAHGLPVMATDVEGVRELLPGDLSVQMVDHWKMPEAEALLRKLMEDPVLRQQLGQANRQQIEARFSLRQMLQSYETMLDDVLSGSPNNR, encoded by the coding sequence ATGTCTACCGCCCCCAAACGCGTCCTGCTTGTGACCACCGAACTGGGCGTGGGGGGGGCCGAACGATGCGTGGCCAACGTGGCATGCGGTCTCGATCCGGCCAAGTACGCAGTTCATGTCGTGGCGCTTGCACCACCGCCCGAAACGCCCAAGGACGCGCTGGTGCAACAACTGGAAGCAGCTCAAGTCCCCCTTACGTTTCTCGGTTGTCGCTCGAAATGGCAGCTATTCTCTGCGATTGGACAGCTGAAACGCATCATTCGCGAAACTCAGCCGGACGTCGTTTGGAGCTTTCTGTTTCACGCCAATATCGTCACCGCGATGGCGACACGCGTTACCCGAAGACGTCGGCTACAGTCGCTTAGGGTCGTCGAACAAGGGAGTTGGCGTCGTCGATTTCAGTCATGGGCGGCTCGCCAGTCTGATCGCGTGCTGTGCGTCAGCGAAGGGGTCCGCCAGTTTGCCGCTGAGACCCTTCGCGTGCCCCAGTCTCAGCTTCAGGTAATTCCCAACGGCATAGACGTCGACGCGATCCAGCCAACCACCTACGCCGAGCCTGTCGATCGCAAGCATCGGCTGATTGCCGTGGGGCGACTCGACGACCAGAAGGGCTTCGACTGGCTAATCTTTCGGCTCGCGGAACTATTACGTGAGAAGCCTGAGTGGGAACTGGTAATCCTCGGCGACGGTCAACTCTTGCCAGAACTTGTCACTCAAATCGAGTCCGAGGGGCTGAACGACTCGGTACGGCTCGAAGGCTGGCAGGACGACTTGCCGAGGTGGTTTCGCGATAGCGAGATCTACACCCTCAGTTCCCGTTGGGAAGGGATGCCCAATGCGTTGATCGAGGCGATGGCCCATGGCTTACCGGTGATGGCCACGGACGTGGAAGGGGTGCGGGAACTGCTTCCCGGCGATCTTTCGGTGCAGATGGTCGACCATTGGAAGATGCCTGAAGCAGAAGCGTTATTACGCAAACTAATGGAAGACCCGGTACTTCGCCAACAACTGGGGCAGGCCAACCGCCAACAGATCGAGGCCCGCTTCTCCCTTCGCCAAATGCTGCAGTCTTACGAAACCATGCTGGACGACGTACTTTCCGGATCTCCCAACAACCGCTAG
- the rsmH gene encoding 16S rRNA (cytosine(1402)-N(4))-methyltransferase RsmH — protein sequence MAAPTVHVPVLPAEVLHWLDPQPGKILVDGTLGGGGHTRMMAEKLGDEGFVVAVDRDMIPLQRAEETLAGLPVKIAHANFVEIPKILDSLGIDKVDGILLDLGLSSDQLADDDRGFSFESEGPLDLRFDLRDKKTAADLVNHLKEKDLADLIYQNGEERLSRRIAKKICHIRKETPFETAKQLADVVVSCYPPVAGSGRGRIHPATRTFQALRIAVNRELSSLETALDTLPDRLKPGGRLAIISFHSLEDRPVKQAFLDDPRLNRLTKKPVTASDEEIAQNPRSRTAKLRVAERV from the coding sequence ATGGCCGCTCCTACCGTTCACGTACCTGTATTGCCGGCGGAAGTTCTCCACTGGCTCGACCCTCAACCGGGAAAAATCCTGGTCGACGGCACCCTCGGTGGCGGCGGACACACGCGGATGATGGCCGAGAAGCTCGGCGACGAAGGATTTGTCGTCGCGGTCGACCGCGACATGATCCCTTTGCAGCGAGCCGAAGAGACCCTGGCCGGCCTTCCGGTGAAGATTGCCCACGCCAACTTCGTCGAGATCCCGAAGATTCTCGATTCACTGGGTATCGATAAGGTCGATGGGATACTCCTCGACTTGGGTCTATCGAGCGATCAACTGGCCGACGATGATCGTGGCTTTAGCTTTGAATCCGAAGGCCCACTCGACTTGCGGTTCGACCTACGTGACAAGAAAACAGCCGCAGACCTGGTTAATCACTTGAAAGAGAAAGACCTGGCCGACCTGATCTATCAGAACGGCGAAGAACGCTTGAGCCGCCGGATCGCCAAGAAGATCTGTCACATTCGCAAAGAAACCCCGTTTGAAACGGCCAAGCAGTTAGCCGACGTCGTTGTAAGCTGTTACCCACCGGTTGCCGGCAGCGGCCGAGGACGCATCCATCCCGCGACCCGCACGTTCCAGGCCCTGCGGATCGCCGTGAACCGCGAGCTCTCGTCTCTTGAGACCGCTTTGGATACGCTGCCTGATCGCCTGAAACCAGGAGGCCGCCTGGCTATTATCAGCTTCCACTCGCTGGAAGACCGGCCCGTGAAACAGGCCTTCCTGGACGACCCGCGTCTGAACCGACTGACCAAGAAGCCGGTCACCGCCAGCGATGAAGAAATTGCCCAGAACCCGCGTAGCCGTACGGCGAAACTGCGAGTAGCCGAACGCGTGTAG
- a CDS encoding DUF1559 domain-containing protein, giving the protein MTLKRAGFTLVELLVVIAIIGVLIALLLPAVQQAREAARRMTCSNHQKQLGLAMHNYHDTHRVFPPGVFASGLNSSMPTPPHSMSWMPVLLPFLEQGPLHDQLQPYMLTRNSNAFPSDLMNTKIETLMCPSDPNRGQTGEVHGTADPPPDFNDGFHGNYLLCHGNEEITTTTDNTANGMFFYQSDTDFSSCTDGTANTVMAAEILLVKSNVAGARDWRGRYYRADHLSSIVSTRLPPNTTAADKTRICQGSPPSPSYAPCVSDTNTQVLYSRSNHPGGAMITLMDASVQFVSETVNTQTWQDLGTRAGGEVPGEY; this is encoded by the coding sequence ATGACGCTCAAGAGGGCGGGCTTTACGCTCGTCGAACTGCTGGTTGTCATTGCGATTATCGGCGTGCTCATCGCGCTTTTGCTGCCGGCCGTGCAGCAGGCCCGTGAAGCCGCTCGACGCATGACATGCTCCAATCATCAAAAACAGTTGGGCTTGGCGATGCACAACTACCATGACACACATCGGGTATTTCCCCCAGGCGTGTTTGCCAGTGGGCTTAACAGCTCAATGCCTACGCCCCCGCATTCCATGTCGTGGATGCCGGTGCTGCTGCCGTTTCTAGAGCAAGGCCCACTGCACGATCAGCTTCAACCTTACATGCTGACACGAAACTCGAACGCGTTTCCCAGCGACCTGATGAACACGAAGATCGAAACGCTAATGTGCCCATCGGACCCTAATCGTGGTCAGACCGGCGAAGTACACGGCACCGCGGATCCGCCGCCAGACTTTAACGACGGTTTCCATGGCAATTATTTGCTGTGTCACGGAAACGAAGAAATCACGACGACGACGGATAACACCGCGAACGGGATGTTTTTCTATCAGTCGGATACGGACTTCTCGTCGTGCACCGACGGTACCGCTAACACGGTGATGGCCGCGGAAATTCTGCTGGTCAAATCGAACGTGGCTGGTGCCCGTGACTGGCGTGGTCGCTACTACCGCGCTGACCACCTGAGCAGCATCGTGAGCACGCGGCTGCCACCTAACACGACCGCTGCCGATAAGACACGTATCTGCCAAGGTTCGCCACCGTCGCCGTCGTATGCCCCATGTGTCAGCGACACCAACACGCAGGTCCTTTATTCGCGAAGCAACCATCCCGGTGGTGCCATGATCACCTTGATGGATGCCAGCGTGCAGTTTGTTTCGGAGACGGTCAACACGCAAACCTGGCAAGACCTGGGCACGCGTGCTGGCGGTGAAGTGCCCGGCGAATATTAA
- a CDS encoding DUF1501 domain-containing protein — MPSRRQWLGQAACGFGAVALNWMLQRDAFAAEGLGLLRAPHVSPKVRSVIFLYMDGGPSQVDTFDPKPLLNKYDGQPFPAATEPTQFNNLGGTLASPWKFQKHGQSGIEVSELFPHVAKHVDELAVIRSMTSNFSEHTNANYFLHTGSGLQGRPSMGAWTTYGLGSENDNLPGFVVLNGGLIPPGGLDNFNSGFLPAAFQGSIFAASDPPVANIQSRDKSPAAQRSKLDLLSKLDLLTLNQVGANDQMESAIANYELAYRMQSAVPDLMDLADETPQTLEEYGLNHDYDPTKTFGRLCLLSRRLVERGVRFVELTVPNVGHDRWDQHSNLKDGHEKNCLAVDQPIAALLSDLKRRGMLDSTLVVWGGEFGRTPFAQGKNGRDHNPFGFTMWMAGGGVKGGTVYGSTDEFGYKVVENRAEMHDLHATILHLLGVDHRRLTFRFSGRDMRLTDVHGHVLHDILA; from the coding sequence ATGCCAAGTCGCCGCCAATGGTTGGGTCAGGCGGCCTGCGGTTTTGGTGCGGTCGCACTCAACTGGATGCTACAACGCGACGCTTTCGCGGCCGAAGGGCTGGGCCTGTTAAGGGCTCCGCATGTATCCCCCAAGGTTCGTAGTGTTATCTTCCTGTACATGGATGGCGGCCCTTCGCAGGTCGATACGTTTGATCCCAAGCCGCTGCTCAACAAGTACGACGGTCAACCATTCCCGGCAGCGACGGAACCGACGCAGTTCAATAATCTGGGTGGCACACTGGCCAGCCCTTGGAAGTTTCAGAAGCATGGCCAGAGTGGAATCGAGGTCAGTGAGCTCTTTCCGCACGTGGCCAAGCATGTGGATGAGCTTGCCGTTATTCGCTCGATGACGTCGAACTTCTCAGAGCATACCAACGCCAACTATTTCCTGCACACCGGCAGCGGTCTGCAAGGTCGACCGAGCATGGGGGCCTGGACCACCTACGGCTTAGGAAGTGAGAACGATAACCTACCAGGCTTCGTGGTGCTTAACGGCGGGCTGATTCCGCCGGGCGGGCTTGATAACTTCAATAGCGGTTTCCTGCCGGCGGCATTTCAAGGATCGATCTTCGCGGCCAGCGACCCACCGGTGGCCAACATCCAATCGCGCGACAAGAGCCCTGCCGCCCAGCGAAGCAAGTTGGATCTACTGAGCAAGCTCGACCTACTGACGCTTAACCAGGTTGGCGCGAACGATCAAATGGAATCGGCGATCGCCAATTACGAACTGGCCTATCGCATGCAATCGGCTGTGCCTGATTTGATGGATCTGGCCGACGAAACCCCGCAGACGCTCGAAGAGTATGGTCTGAACCATGACTACGACCCGACGAAAACCTTTGGGCGGCTTTGTCTCCTTTCGCGGAGACTGGTCGAACGAGGCGTTCGTTTTGTCGAGCTGACGGTGCCCAACGTCGGTCACGACCGCTGGGATCAGCATAGCAATCTCAAAGATGGGCACGAGAAAAACTGCCTGGCAGTCGATCAGCCGATTGCCGCACTGCTTTCCGATTTGAAGCGACGCGGGATGCTCGATTCGACGCTGGTCGTGTGGGGTGGCGAGTTCGGCCGGACTCCCTTCGCCCAGGGCAAGAATGGCCGCGACCACAACCCGTTCGGCTTCACCATGTGGATGGCCGGCGGCGGCGTCAAAGGGGGCACCGTTTATGGCAGTACCGACGAATTCGGCTACAAGGTGGTCGAGAACCGTGCGGAAATGCACGACCTGCACGCGACGATCCTGCATCTGCTGGGGGTCGACCATCGCCGCCTGACCTTCCGCTTCAGCGGTAGGGACATGCGTCTGACCGATGTCCACGGGCATGTATTGCACGACATTCTGGCGTAG